A region of Leclercia adecarboxylata DNA encodes the following proteins:
- the dctA gene encoding C4-dicarboxylate transporter DctC, translated as MKTSLFKSLYFQVLTAIAIGILLGHYYPELGAQMKPLGDAFVKLIKMVIAPVIFCTVVTGIAGMESMKAVGRTGAVALLYFEVVSTLALIIGLVIVNVVQPGAGMNVDPSTLDAKAVAVYADQAKDQGVVAFLLDVIPGSVIGAFASGNILQVLLFAVMFGFALHRLGSKGQLIFNVIESFSQVIFGIINMIMRLAPIGAFGAMAFTIGKYGVGTLVQLGQLIICFYITCILFVVVVLGSIARATGFSIFKFIRYIREELLIVLGTSSSESALPRMLDKMEKLGCRKSVVGLVIPTGYSFNLDGTSIYLTMAAVFIAQATNSHMDIFHQITLLVVLLLSSKGAAGVTGSGFIVLAATISAVGHLPVAGLALILGIDRFMSEARALTNLVGNGVATVVVAKWVKELDHKKLDDTLNNRAPDGKTHGLSS; from the coding sequence ATGAAAACCTCTCTCTTCAAAAGTCTTTATTTTCAGGTCTTAACCGCGATTGCCATCGGTATTCTGCTTGGTCATTACTACCCTGAATTAGGCGCCCAGATGAAACCGCTTGGTGATGCCTTCGTTAAGCTGATTAAGATGGTTATCGCGCCGGTTATTTTCTGTACCGTTGTGACCGGCATCGCAGGCATGGAAAGCATGAAAGCCGTTGGCCGCACCGGTGCGGTAGCGCTGCTCTATTTCGAAGTGGTCAGTACCCTGGCGCTTATCATTGGTCTGGTGATTGTTAACGTCGTGCAGCCCGGCGCGGGCATGAACGTTGACCCCTCGACGCTGGATGCAAAAGCAGTCGCGGTTTACGCCGATCAGGCAAAAGATCAGGGCGTGGTCGCCTTCCTGCTGGATGTGATCCCCGGCAGCGTGATTGGTGCCTTCGCCAGCGGGAATATCCTGCAGGTGCTGCTGTTTGCCGTGATGTTTGGTTTTGCCCTGCATCGTCTCGGCAGCAAAGGCCAGCTGATTTTCAACGTCATTGAGAGCTTCTCGCAGGTGATCTTCGGCATCATCAATATGATCATGCGTCTGGCACCTATTGGCGCCTTCGGGGCGATGGCATTTACTATCGGTAAATATGGCGTTGGTACCCTGGTGCAGCTGGGCCAGCTGATTATCTGTTTCTACATCACCTGTATTCTGTTTGTGGTGGTGGTACTGGGAAGCATTGCGCGCGCGACCGGCTTCAGCATCTTCAAGTTCATCCGCTACATCCGTGAAGAGCTGCTGATTGTGCTGGGCACCTCCTCGTCCGAGTCGGCGCTGCCGCGCATGCTCGACAAGATGGAGAAGCTGGGCTGCCGTAAATCGGTGGTGGGACTGGTTATTCCGACCGGGTACTCCTTCAACCTCGACGGAACGTCCATCTACCTGACGATGGCGGCGGTGTTTATTGCCCAGGCCACCAACAGCCATATGGATATCTTCCATCAAATCACGCTGCTGGTGGTGCTGTTGCTCTCCTCGAAAGGGGCGGCAGGGGTGACGGGAAGCGGCTTTATCGTGCTGGCGGCAACGATCTCCGCCGTCGGACACCTGCCGGTGGCCGGGCTGGCGCTGATCCTCGGTATCGACCGCTTTATGTCTGAAGCCCGTGCCCTGACTAACCTGGTCGGCAACGGTGTGGCGACGGTGGTTGTGGCGAAGTGGGTGAAAGAGCTGGACCACAAAAAGCTCGACGATACGCTGAATAATCGTGCGCCAGACGGCAAAACACACGGTTTGTCCTCCTAA
- the hmsP gene encoding biofilm formation regulator HmsP, with product MRVSRSLTIKQMAMVTAVTMVFVFVFCVILLFHAIQQNRYNTATQLESIARSIREPLSAAILKGDIPQAEAIIKSIKPAGVVSQADVVLPNQFQALRMNFIPERPVPVMMKRLFEMPVQISLPVYSLQRPANPQPLAYLVLQSDSWRMYKFVISWVSTLVTTYLLLTLMLTVALTWCINRLIVHPLRRIARELDSLSPQQQMGHQLPLQRLHHDDEIGMLVRSYNLNQQRMMRQNDELNHNATRFPVSDLPNKAFLMVLLEQAVKRQHTMALMVVACETLQDTAGVLKESQREMVLLTLVEKLKTVLAPRMVLTQVSGYDFVIIANGVKEPWHAITLGQQVLTVINERLPVQGIQLRPSASIGIAMFYGNLTAEQLYRRAFSAAFTARQKGKNQIQFFEPEQMEKAQQRLSEENDILTALDSNHFAIWLQPQVDLRTGKVHSAEALLRVRQADGNWALPEGLIDRIENCGLIVTVGHWVLEESCRLLSAWQSRGMMMPLSVNLSALQLMHPNMVPDLLALIHRYQIKPDTLILEVTESRRIDDPNEAVAILRPLRNAGVRIALDDFGMGYAGLRQLQHMKTLPVDVLKIDKAFVEGLPDDSSMVEAIIQLARSLKLRIIAEGIETEAQRRWLADAGVECGQGYLFDKAVPGDIFESRYLKQDDNSADD from the coding sequence TTGCGTGTCAGCCGCTCTTTAACTATCAAACAAATGGCGATGGTCACTGCCGTTACCATGGTGTTTGTTTTCGTCTTTTGCGTCATTTTGCTGTTTCATGCCATTCAGCAGAATCGCTACAACACGGCTACACAACTCGAGAGCATCGCCCGCTCAATCCGTGAGCCCCTTTCTGCCGCCATTCTGAAGGGTGATATCCCCCAGGCGGAGGCCATTATTAAAAGCATCAAGCCGGCAGGCGTCGTCAGCCAGGCGGATGTCGTACTGCCGAACCAGTTTCAGGCGCTGCGCATGAACTTTATCCCGGAGCGTCCGGTACCGGTGATGATGAAACGCCTGTTTGAGATGCCGGTGCAAATCTCTTTGCCGGTCTATTCGCTGCAGCGGCCGGCCAACCCGCAGCCGCTGGCCTATCTGGTGCTGCAGTCTGACTCCTGGCGGATGTACAAATTCGTTATCAGCTGGGTCTCCACGTTGGTAACCACTTACTTATTATTGACGCTGATGCTGACCGTGGCGCTGACCTGGTGCATTAACCGGTTGATTGTCCACCCGTTACGTCGAATTGCCCGCGAGCTCGACTCCCTCTCGCCGCAGCAACAGATGGGGCACCAGCTGCCCCTGCAGCGCCTGCACCATGATGACGAAATCGGTATGCTGGTACGCAGCTACAACCTCAATCAGCAGCGCATGATGCGCCAGAATGATGAGCTCAACCACAATGCCACCCGCTTCCCGGTGTCGGATCTGCCCAACAAGGCGTTTCTGATGGTGCTGCTGGAGCAGGCGGTGAAGCGTCAGCACACCATGGCGCTGATGGTGGTGGCCTGCGAAACCTTGCAGGATACCGCCGGCGTGCTGAAAGAGAGCCAGCGGGAAATGGTGTTACTGACGCTGGTCGAAAAGCTGAAAACTGTGCTGGCGCCCCGCATGGTGCTGACCCAGGTAAGCGGCTATGACTTCGTCATTATCGCCAATGGCGTTAAGGAGCCGTGGCACGCCATCACATTAGGTCAGCAAGTGCTCACTGTTATTAATGAGCGGTTGCCGGTGCAGGGGATCCAGCTGCGTCCGAGCGCCAGTATTGGTATCGCGATGTTTTACGGCAACCTGACCGCAGAACAACTTTACCGCCGGGCGTTTTCCGCCGCGTTTACCGCTCGCCAGAAGGGTAAAAATCAGATTCAGTTCTTCGAACCTGAGCAGATGGAGAAGGCGCAGCAGCGGCTGTCAGAAGAGAACGATATCCTCACCGCGCTGGACAGCAACCATTTCGCCATCTGGCTGCAGCCGCAGGTCGATCTGCGCACCGGCAAGGTTCATAGCGCCGAAGCGCTGCTGCGGGTGCGGCAGGCGGATGGCAACTGGGCGCTTCCGGAAGGGCTGATTGACCGTATTGAGAACTGCGGCCTGATTGTGACCGTGGGTCACTGGGTGCTGGAAGAGTCCTGCCGCTTGCTGTCAGCCTGGCAGTCGCGGGGGATGATGATGCCACTGTCGGTCAACCTGTCGGCGCTACAGCTGATGCATCCGAACATGGTCCCGGACCTGCTGGCGCTGATTCACCGCTACCAGATCAAGCCCGATACCCTAATTCTTGAGGTCACCGAGAGCCGCCGGATTGACGATCCTAACGAAGCCGTGGCAATCCTTCGCCCGCTGCGCAATGCCGGGGTGCGTATTGCGCTGGATGACTTTGGCATGGGATACGCCGGGCTGCGTCAGCTGCAGCATATGAAAACCCTGCCGGTAGACGTGCTGAAGATTGATAAGGCCTTCGTGGAGGGGCTACCGGACGACAGCAGCATGGTCGAGGCGATTATCCAGCTGGCGCGTAGCCTGAAGTTGAGGATTATCGCGGAAGGTATCGAAACCGAAGCCCAGCGTCGCTGGCTGGCCGATGCCGGGGTTGAATGCGGACAAGGATACCTGTTCGACAAAGCGGTGCCGGGCGATATTTTTGAAAGTCGTTATCTGAAACAGGATGACAATAGCGCAGATGACTGA
- the birA gene encoding bifunctional biotin--[acetyl-CoA-carboxylase] ligase/biotin operon repressor BirA, producing MKDHTVPLKLISILADGDFHSGEQLGEQLGMSRAAINKHIQTLRDWGVDVFTVPGKGYSLPEPIQLLDEGFIHSQITDNSVAVLPVIDSTNQYLLNRLNELKSGDCCVAEYQQAGRGRRGRKWFSPFGANLYLSMYWRLEQGPAAAIGLSLVIGIVLAEVLQSLGADKVRVKWPNDLYLNDRKLAGILVELTGKTGDAAQIVMGAGINLMMRNVQAEDINQGWINLQEAGIAIDRNVLAVRVINELRHSLKIFEQEGLTPFLPRWEKLDNFAHRAVKLIIGDKEIYGTSRGINEQGALLLEQDGVIKPWVGGEISLRSAE from the coding sequence ATGAAAGACCATACCGTCCCCCTGAAGCTGATCTCTATTCTGGCCGACGGCGATTTTCATTCCGGTGAGCAGCTGGGTGAACAGCTCGGCATGAGCCGCGCCGCCATCAATAAACATATTCAGACCCTGCGTGACTGGGGAGTGGATGTTTTTACCGTGCCGGGCAAGGGCTACAGCCTGCCGGAGCCAATCCAGCTGCTGGATGAAGGCTTTATCCACAGTCAAATTACCGACAACAGCGTCGCCGTTCTGCCGGTGATCGACTCTACCAACCAGTATCTGCTCAACAGGCTCAACGAGCTAAAGTCCGGTGACTGCTGCGTAGCAGAGTATCAGCAGGCGGGTCGTGGCCGTCGGGGACGTAAATGGTTTTCGCCTTTTGGCGCTAACCTTTATCTCTCTATGTACTGGCGTCTGGAACAAGGGCCTGCCGCGGCGATCGGCCTGAGTCTGGTGATTGGCATTGTGCTGGCAGAAGTTCTGCAGTCGCTGGGCGCCGATAAAGTGCGCGTGAAGTGGCCAAACGATCTCTATCTGAACGATCGTAAACTGGCCGGTATCCTCGTGGAACTGACGGGGAAAACCGGTGATGCTGCGCAGATCGTCATGGGAGCCGGGATCAACCTGATGATGCGCAACGTGCAGGCCGAAGACATCAATCAGGGCTGGATCAACCTGCAGGAAGCGGGGATCGCTATCGATCGTAATGTCCTCGCCGTGCGTGTTATCAATGAGCTGCGCCACTCGCTGAAAATCTTCGAACAGGAGGGGTTAACGCCGTTCCTGCCTCGCTGGGAAAAGCTGGATAACTTTGCCCACCGTGCGGTAAAACTGATCATCGGCGACAAAGAGATTTACGGCACGTCGCGCGGTATCAACGAGCAGGGCGCGTTGTTACTGGAGCAGGATGGGGTGATTAAACCCTGGGTCGGCGGCGAGATTTCGCTGCGCAGCGCCGAATAA
- the murB gene encoding UDP-N-acetylmuramate dehydrogenase, with amino-acid sequence MNHSLKPWNTFGIDRNARQIVRADDAQQLLAAWNHATQHQQPVLILGEGSNVLFLEDFSGTVIVNRISGIEVEETQDCWRLHVGAGENWHNLVQFTLENNMPGLENLALIPGCAGSSPIQNIGAYGIELKHVCDYVDCIELATGNALRLSAEQCRFGYRDSIFKHEYQDKYVIVAVGLRLTKNWQPVLTYGDLTRLDPATVTAKDIFDSVCHMRMSKLPDPKVNGNAGSFFKNPVISGEKADALIAQWPNAPHYPQADGSVKLAAGWLIDQCQLKGTTCGGAAVHRQQALVLINENNATSDDVVQLAHQVRQRVGDKFDVWLEPEVRFIGHHGEVNAVEAIA; translated from the coding sequence ATGAATCACTCCCTTAAGCCCTGGAATACCTTCGGTATTGACCGAAATGCCCGACAGATCGTGCGGGCCGACGATGCGCAGCAACTGCTGGCCGCATGGAATCACGCGACGCAACACCAACAGCCTGTTCTTATTCTGGGCGAAGGCAGCAACGTTCTTTTTCTGGAAGACTTTTCTGGCACAGTGATCGTTAACCGCATCAGCGGGATCGAGGTTGAAGAGACGCAGGATTGCTGGCGTCTGCACGTGGGCGCCGGAGAGAACTGGCATAACCTGGTGCAGTTTACCCTTGAAAACAACATGCCGGGGCTGGAAAACCTCGCCCTGATCCCCGGTTGCGCGGGTTCATCTCCTATTCAGAACATAGGTGCCTATGGCATCGAACTCAAACACGTCTGCGACTATGTCGATTGCATCGAGCTTGCAACGGGCAACGCGCTGCGTTTAAGCGCAGAACAGTGCCGTTTTGGCTATCGTGACAGCATTTTCAAACATGAGTATCAGGATAAATATGTCATCGTCGCGGTTGGCCTGCGCCTGACAAAAAACTGGCAGCCTGTTCTCACCTACGGCGATCTCACCCGGCTGGACCCTGCAACCGTCACTGCGAAAGACATTTTCGATTCGGTTTGCCACATGCGCATGAGTAAACTGCCCGACCCGAAAGTGAACGGCAATGCCGGGAGTTTCTTTAAAAACCCGGTGATCTCCGGCGAAAAAGCTGATGCCTTAATCGCACAGTGGCCGAATGCACCGCACTATCCCCAGGCCGACGGCAGCGTCAAGCTGGCTGCGGGCTGGCTGATCGATCAGTGTCAGCTTAAAGGCACAACCTGTGGCGGCGCGGCGGTACATCGCCAGCAGGCACTAGTACTGATCAATGAAAACAATGCGACCAGCGACGATGTCGTACAGCTGGCTCATCAGGTGCGTCAGCGCGTAGGTGATAAATTTGATGTCTGGCTGGAGCCAGAGGTGCGCTTTATCGGCCATCATGGCGAAGTGAATGCGGTGGAGGCCATTGCATGA
- the hemG gene encoding menaquinone-dependent protoporphyrinogen IX dehydrogenase: MKTLILFSTRDGQTREIAAFLASELKEQGIYSDVINLNRTEEIAWQEYDRVVIGASIRYGHFHPAVDRFVKKHTATLNSLPGAFYSVNLVARKAEKRTPQTNSYTRKFLLSSPWKPVACAVFAGALRYPRYRWYDRFMIRLIMKMTGGETDTRKEVVYTDWSQVASFAREIAQLTRTSRL; this comes from the coding sequence ATGAAAACATTAATTCTATTTTCAACGCGCGACGGGCAGACGCGGGAGATTGCCGCCTTTCTGGCTTCGGAGTTAAAAGAGCAGGGTATCTATTCAGATGTCATCAATCTGAACCGCACCGAAGAGATTGCGTGGCAGGAGTATGACCGCGTGGTGATCGGCGCCTCAATTCGTTATGGCCATTTCCATCCGGCGGTGGATCGCTTTGTGAAAAAACATACGGCAACGCTGAACAGCCTGCCGGGCGCTTTCTACTCGGTGAACCTGGTGGCACGTAAAGCGGAAAAGCGTACGCCGCAGACCAATAGCTATACGCGCAAGTTTTTGCTGAGCTCCCCCTGGAAGCCAGTTGCCTGCGCTGTCTTTGCCGGTGCCCTGCGTTACCCACGCTATCGCTGGTACGATCGCTTTATGATCCGTCTTATTATGAAGATGACCGGCGGCGAAACGGATACCCGTAAAGAAGTGGTCTACACCGACTGGTCGCAGGTCGCCAGTTTCGCCCGGGAAATTGCGCAATTAACCCGCACATCGCGGCTTTAA
- the trkH gene encoding Trk system potassium transporter TrkH, with product MHFRAITRIVGLLVILFSGTMILPGLVALIYRDGAGRAFTQTFFVALMIGSLLWWPNRRQKGELKSREGFLIVVLFWTVLGSVGSLPFIFSEQPNLSVTDAFFESFSGLTTTGATTLVGLDSLPHAILFYRQMLQWFGGMGIIVLAVAILPILGVGGMQLYRAEMPGPLKDNKMRPRIAETAKTLWLIYVLLTVACALALWFAGMPAFDAIGHSFATIAIGGFSTHDASVGYFDSPTINTIIAVFLLISGCNYGLHFSLLSGRNLKVYWRDPEFRMFIGVQLTLVAICTLVLWLHDVYNSALTTLNQAFFQVVSMATTAGFTTDSIARWPLFLPVLLLCSAFIGGCAGSTGGGLKVIRILLLFKQGNRELKRLVHPNAVYSIKLGNRALPERILEAVWGFFSAYALVFIVSMLAIIATGVDDFSAFASVVATLNNLGPGLGVVADNFASMNPVAKWILIANMLFGRLEVFTLLVLFTPTFWRE from the coding sequence ATGCATTTTCGTGCCATAACCCGAATCGTTGGATTGCTGGTCATACTTTTTTCCGGGACGATGATCCTCCCTGGACTGGTGGCGCTTATTTATCGGGATGGTGCGGGCCGCGCCTTTACGCAGACCTTTTTTGTCGCGCTGATGATTGGTTCCCTGCTGTGGTGGCCTAACCGTCGTCAGAAAGGGGAGCTGAAATCCCGCGAAGGTTTCCTTATCGTGGTGCTGTTCTGGACCGTACTGGGAAGCGTGGGTTCGCTGCCCTTTATCTTCTCCGAACAACCCAACCTGAGCGTTACGGATGCGTTTTTTGAATCCTTCTCTGGCCTGACAACAACCGGGGCCACGACGCTGGTGGGGCTGGACTCGTTACCCCATGCCATCCTCTTCTACCGGCAGATGCTGCAGTGGTTCGGCGGTATGGGGATCATCGTATTGGCCGTGGCTATCCTGCCCATACTGGGCGTCGGGGGGATGCAGCTCTATCGTGCCGAGATGCCGGGGCCGCTGAAAGATAACAAAATGCGCCCGCGTATTGCCGAGACGGCCAAAACGTTATGGCTTATCTATGTATTGCTGACGGTGGCCTGCGCGCTGGCGCTGTGGTTCGCCGGGATGCCCGCCTTTGATGCTATCGGCCATAGCTTTGCCACCATCGCTATTGGCGGGTTCTCTACCCATGACGCCAGCGTTGGCTACTTTGACAGCCCGACGATCAACACCATTATTGCGGTCTTCCTGCTGATCTCCGGCTGTAACTATGGCCTGCACTTCTCTTTATTAAGCGGCCGTAATCTGAAGGTGTACTGGCGCGACCCGGAATTCCGCATGTTTATCGGCGTGCAGCTGACGCTGGTGGCTATCTGTACCCTGGTGTTGTGGCTACACGATGTCTATAACTCGGCGCTCACTACTCTTAACCAGGCGTTCTTCCAGGTCGTGTCGATGGCGACCACGGCAGGGTTTACCACCGACAGTATTGCGCGCTGGCCGCTCTTCCTGCCTGTCCTGCTGCTCTGTTCGGCTTTCATCGGCGGCTGCGCCGGTTCGACGGGTGGTGGCCTGAAGGTGATCCGCATCCTGCTGCTGTTTAAACAGGGGAACCGCGAGCTGAAACGTCTGGTCCACCCGAATGCGGTTTACAGCATCAAGCTGGGTAACCGCGCGCTGCCGGAACGTATTCTGGAAGCGGTATGGGGCTTCTTCTCCGCCTACGCGCTGGTCTTTATTGTCAGCATGCTGGCGATTATCGCGACCGGCGTCGATGACTTCTCGGCGTTTGCCTCCGTTGTCGCCACACTGAACAACCTGGGACCAGGCCTTGGCGTGGTTGCAGATAACTTTGCCAGCATGAATCCAGTCGCGAAGTGGATCCTGATTGCTAACATGCTGTTCGGACGTCTTGAGGTCTTTACGCTGTTGGTCCTCTTTACACCAACATTCTGGCGCGAATAA
- a CDS encoding IMPACT family protein → MESWLIPAAPVTFTEEIKKSRFITLLAHTDGVEAAKAFVESVRAEHPDARHHCVAWVAGPPDDSQKLGFSDDGEPAGTAGKPMLSQLMGSGVGEITAVVVRYYGGVLLGTGGLVKAYGGGVQQALNHLTTLRKTPLTEYTLLCDYAQLSGIEALLKQYQGLIVHSDYQAMVQLRVALPQASLPAFSAKLADFSRGSLQLRPIEE, encoded by the coding sequence ATGGAAAGCTGGCTCATACCGGCAGCGCCGGTCACCTTTACGGAAGAGATCAAGAAAAGTCGTTTTATCACGCTGTTGGCCCATACCGACGGCGTGGAGGCGGCAAAAGCCTTTGTTGAGTCGGTACGCGCGGAACATCCTGACGCCCGCCACCACTGTGTGGCGTGGGTGGCCGGGCCGCCTGACGACTCGCAAAAACTCGGCTTCTCGGATGATGGTGAACCGGCGGGCACGGCGGGCAAACCCATGCTCTCTCAGCTAATGGGCAGCGGCGTTGGCGAAATCACCGCCGTCGTGGTGCGATACTACGGCGGCGTACTGTTAGGAACGGGCGGGCTGGTCAAGGCCTATGGCGGTGGGGTCCAGCAGGCGCTGAATCATCTGACTACCCTCCGCAAAACACCACTTACCGAATATACTTTATTGTGCGATTACGCCCAGTTATCCGGCATCGAAGCGTTGCTGAAGCAGTATCAGGGCCTGATCGTGCACAGTGATTACCAGGCGATGGTGCAATTGCGGGTGGCGCTACCCCAGGCGTCGCTTCCGGCATTCTCAGCAAAACTGGCTGATTTTAGTCGTGGTTCGTTGCAATTACGGCCGATTGAAGAATAA
- the pepQ gene encoding Xaa-Pro dipeptidase, with protein MDSLAALYKNHIVTLQERTRDVLARFKLDALLIHSGELFNVFLDDHAYPFKVNPQFKAWVPVTQVPNCWLLVDGVNKPKLWFYLPVDYWHNVEPLPTSFWTDEVEVIALPKADGIGSQLPAARGNIAYIGPVPERARGLEIAADNINPKGVIDYLHYYRSYKTDYELACMREAQKTAVNGHRAAHEAFLSGMSEFDINQAYLTATGHRDTDVPYSNIVALNEHAAVLHYTKLDHRAPSEMRSFLLDAGAEYNGYAADLTRTWAGNSDTEFAALIKDVNDEQLALIATMKAGVSYVDYHVQFHQRIAKLLRKHQIVSDMSEEAMVENDLTGPFMPHGIGHPLGLQVHDTAGFMQDDTGTHLAAPSKYPYLRCTRILQPRMVLTIEPGIYFIESLLAPWREGQFSKHFNWQKIEALKPFGGIRIEDNVVIHENGTENMTRDLKLA; from the coding sequence ATGGACTCACTGGCCGCGCTCTACAAAAATCATATTGTTACCTTACAGGAACGTACCCGCGACGTACTGGCTCGCTTTAAGCTGGATGCCCTACTTATCCACTCCGGCGAGCTGTTCAATGTCTTCCTCGACGATCATGCTTATCCCTTCAAGGTGAACCCGCAATTTAAAGCCTGGGTGCCGGTTACGCAGGTTCCCAACTGCTGGTTGCTGGTGGATGGCGTGAACAAGCCGAAACTGTGGTTCTACCTGCCGGTGGATTACTGGCACAACGTGGAACCGCTGCCGACCTCCTTCTGGACGGATGAAGTCGAGGTGATTGCCCTGCCGAAAGCTGACGGCATTGGCAGCCAGTTACCTGCAGCACGCGGCAACATCGCCTATATCGGCCCGGTGCCTGAACGCGCGCGCGGTCTGGAGATCGCTGCGGATAACATCAACCCGAAAGGCGTTATCGACTATCTGCATTACTACCGCTCTTATAAGACCGACTATGAACTGGCGTGCATGCGTGAAGCGCAAAAAACCGCGGTGAACGGCCATCGAGCGGCCCATGAAGCCTTCCTGTCCGGCATGAGCGAGTTTGATATTAACCAGGCCTACCTGACGGCCACCGGCCATCGTGATACCGACGTTCCTTACAGCAACATCGTGGCGCTGAACGAGCACGCGGCGGTACTGCACTACACCAAACTCGATCACCGCGCGCCGTCCGAAATGCGCAGCTTCCTGCTGGATGCCGGTGCGGAATATAACGGCTACGCCGCTGACCTCACCCGTACCTGGGCCGGAAACAGCGACACCGAGTTCGCTGCGCTTATCAAAGACGTGAACGACGAGCAGTTGGCCCTCATCGCTACCATGAAGGCGGGCGTAAGCTACGTGGATTACCATGTCCAGTTCCATCAGCGCATTGCCAAACTGCTGCGCAAGCACCAGATCGTCAGCGATATGAGCGAAGAGGCGATGGTGGAAAACGACCTGACCGGGCCATTTATGCCGCACGGCATCGGTCACCCGTTGGGTTTGCAGGTACACGACACCGCAGGCTTTATGCAGGATGACACCGGTACGCATCTGGCAGCGCCGTCCAAATATCCGTACCTGCGCTGTACGCGCATCCTGCAGCCGCGCATGGTGCTGACCATCGAGCCGGGCATCTACTTTATTGAGTCGCTGCTGGCACCGTGGCGTGAAGGGCAGTTCAGCAAACACTTCAACTGGCAGAAAATTGAAGCGCTGAAGCCGTTTGGCGGGATCCGTATCGAAGATAACGTGGTGATCCACGAAAACGGTACTGAAAACATGACGCGAGACCTGAAGCTGGCGTAA